Genomic window (Dyadobacter fanqingshengii):
TAAAGAACTGGTTGAACCTCGTGAAACCCTGTTCGTATGTACTACCGATCATTATGTTCAGGTTGTCCATCGCTTTTCCGATTGACACGCCTTTTTGCATCGCAAGCTGGTTATCGATCTGCAATTCATACTGCGGATAATTCGCCGCAAAGAATGTGAACAAGCCCGTTAGCTCAGGACGTTTCGCCAGATCCTCCATGAATTTTTTATTGATCTTATCAAATTCCGCGTAGTCTGTATCCGATGTTTTATCCAAAAGACGCATGGAGAAACCGCCGGATGTACCAAAACCTGGGATCGCTGGTGGTTCGAAGAATTCAACGACCGCACCGAGACCGCGCGTTTCTTTTTCAAGTTCTTCCATGATCTCTTTCACATTCTGCTTGCGGTCGTGCCATGGTTTCAGGTTGATCAGACAAGTTCCTGCATTGGAACCGCGGCCTTCCGTCATGATCTCGTAACCTGCCAATGATGACACCGATTCGATTCCTTCGACTTCTTCGCATATTTTTTGAAGACGGCGGGAAACTTCATTGGTTTTTTCCAAAGTAGAACCCGGAGGCGTTTGGATAATGGCATAAATCGTGCTTTGATCCTCATTTGGGATAAAACCTGCGGGTAAAATTTTGTTTACAAAAACAATCCCTGCACAGAAGCCCAGCAACACAACCCAGGTAACCACTCTGCGGCTAACAATCCTTTTCAGCAGGCTTACATATCTCCCTGTCAGCTTGTCAAATGTTCTGTTGAAACCGTCAAGCGCTTTGGTAAGGAGGTTTTTCTTCTTCGGATGTCCATGATGATTCTGCAATAACATGGCGCACAAAACCGGCGTAAGCGTAAGAGCGATAAGCGCCGAGATCACGATAGAACTAGCCATTGTGATCGAGAACTGTCGGTAGAATGTTCCTACCGGACCGGACATAAATGAAATCGGAAGGAAAACCGAAACCATAACGGCTGTGATCGCAATGATCGCTCCGCTGATCTCACCAAGAACTTTTTTCACCGCATTAAATGGGGAAATCCCCGGCTCTTCCTCAAACTTCGCATGGACGGCCTCGACGACGACAATCGCATCATCGACCACAATACCGATCGCAAGTACAAGCGCAAAAAGCGTTATGAGGTTAATCGAAAGCCCGAATGCCTGTATGACAAAGAATGCCCCGATCAGCGAAACCGGTACGGCCAGGATCGGGATCAAAGTAGAGCGCCAATCGCCAAGAAATATGAACACCACGAGGGCAACAAGGATAAATGCGTCGCGCAATGTGTCGATAACCTGCTCAATGGACGCGTCCAAAAACTGCGAAACGTCATAGCTGATCTTGTAATCAACCCCAGGAGGGAAGGATTCTTTCATCACATCCAGCTTTTTCTTCACCTCTTCAATTACGTCGCTTGCGTTACTACCATAGTTTTGGCGCAAAACAATCGCCGCAGAAGGATGGCCGTCGAGATTGGAATAAATATCGAAGAATTCAGACCCCAGCTCCACTTTGGCAATGTCTCTCAGGTGAACGCTTTCGCCTTGCGCATTGGCGCGGACGATGATATTTTCGTATTCCTCCGGCTTATCGTAACGACCTTTATACGTAAGCACATATTCCAGCGACTGGGCTGCAATACCGGAACTTTGCCCGATACGGCCCGGACGACCCACGATACTCTGCTCGCCCACCGCTTTCATTACTTCCTCAGTAGAAATGTTGTAGGCACGCATACGCTCGGGATTCAGCCAGAGACGCATTGCGTATCTGCGGCTACCCAATATTTGCGCTCTAGCAATCCCTTTTGTCCGCTGGATTTCGGGGATCATTTTTACTGTTGCGTAGTTGAAAAGGAATTTTTCGTCGATGCTTTTGTCTTTGGAATACAAATTGACATACATCAACATACTAGGCTGAACTGGCGAAATGATAACCCCTTCGCGCTGAACCAGCTCTGGTAAAAGTGGCATTACCTGATCCACCCTGGTTTTTACCCGGATTACGGCAACGTTCGGGTCGGTGCCGGGCTCGAAGATGATCCTGAGCGTCGCCTCCCCCGCACTCGTTGCATCGGTAGCAAT
Coding sequences:
- a CDS encoding efflux RND transporter permease subunit — encoded protein: MFNQFIRRPVFAIVISIMIVFIGILAIEKLPISQFPDIAPTTVNIFIAYPGASADVLVKSTLITLEQAINGVQDMRYIATDATSAGEATLRIIFEPGTDPNVAVIRVKTRVDQVMPLLPELVQREGVIISPVQPSMLMYVNLYSKDKSIDEKFLFNYATVKMIPEIQRTKGIARAQILGSRRYAMRLWLNPERMRAYNISTEEVMKAVGEQSIVGRPGRIGQSSGIAAQSLEYVLTYKGRYDKPEEYENIIVRANAQGESVHLRDIAKVELGSEFFDIYSNLDGHPSAAIVLRQNYGSNASDVIEEVKKKLDVMKESFPPGVDYKISYDVSQFLDASIEQVIDTLRDAFILVALVVFIFLGDWRSTLIPILAVPVSLIGAFFVIQAFGLSINLITLFALVLAIGIVVDDAIVVVEAVHAKFEEEPGISPFNAVKKVLGEISGAIIAITAVMVSVFLPISFMSGPVGTFYRQFSITMASSIVISALIALTLTPVLCAMLLQNHHGHPKKKNLLTKALDGFNRTFDKLTGRYVSLLKRIVSRRVVTWVVLLGFCAGIVFVNKILPAGFIPNEDQSTIYAIIQTPPGSTLEKTNEVSRRLQKICEEVEGIESVSSLAGYEIMTEGRGSNAGTCLINLKPWHDRKQNVKEIMEELEKETRGLGAVVEFFEPPAIPGFGTSGGFSMRLLDKTSDTDYAEFDKINKKFMEDLAKRPELTGLFTFFAANYPQYELQIDNQLAMQKGVSIGKAMDNLNIMIGSTYEQGFTRFNQFFKVYVQSDPSFRRLPSDLLKLFVKNDAGEMVPYSSFMTLKKGQGPNEITRFNLYNSAAIQGLPAKGYTTADAIQAIREVSAKTLPQGYDIAFEGLSYDESIRGNESLVVFAIVLAFVYFVLAAQYESFIIPFAVVLSLPVGVFGSFLLLKLMGLENNIYAQIGLIMLVGLLGKNAVLIVEFAVQKRSQGETILNAAIEGARVRFRPILMTSFAFVAGLIPLIIATGAGAIGNRTIGASAMGGMLFGTIFGVIIIPGLYYIFGTLADGRKMIKDEEDGSLTEQFVHAVDIFPHTQETQNDEQ